In the Mesorhizobium sp. WSM2240 genome, AATGTAGGGACACGGCGAAGGCGCGGTCAGGAAGAATTGCGGCGACTGTGTCGTATGGTGCGTCATGGCGCGTAGATTAAGCTCCCGCGAACAACACTACCATGGCTGTCGCAGCGAAAAATTCAATTCAATATTCGTGATCGCCAATCGCGATAGCTGTCAGATGCGACGGGACTGTTCGCAAAGGCGGGGTCAGCGGTCGGAACGCGTGACCACCGTGCCGAGCAGCAGATCGTGAACGGCGCGCTTGCGGTCGGTGAACAGGGTCGCGAGCAGGATCAGCGGCGTCAGCACGACATTCAGACCCCAGAATAGAACTGAATGGACCACGGCAAGCATGCCGTCGACCCGCTTGCCATCGAGCCTGTCGAGACGGATGCCCATCATGCGCATGCCGACCGTGGCCTGGTTGGGGCCGCCGAGCGTGTTCCAGACATAGATGAGCGCCACCGCCGGCACGAGAATGCTGAACAGCATCCAGCCGAGGCCAAGCGTCAGAATCCCCAATATGGCGATCAGTATGGCAAAGGGAATGATGAGGACCGCAACGATCATGTAGTCGATGCAGAAGGCGAGCACGCGCCGGGTCAGCACGCCCTCATAAGCGCGCGTATCGTCCAGCCGGGTTGCCACGATCTCACCGTCGAGTGTCTGGGTAGCCATTGCCTTTCCTTTCGATGGCGCGGGCATTGCCGCGCGTATCGCAACCGAAATGGTGAAAAGCCACAGGAAATTCAAGGTTGGGCATTTGCCGCCGGTTGGGCGCGAAACGCTGGATTCGCATGGCAGAAGCGGATTGGACGAGGCGCACCGCCATTAAAGATAACCGCAGGCCGGCGCGCGGAAAACGATAAATCGATTTGAAAAAGGTCGAATCATGGTACCTTAATGGCAAAAAAGGGGCTGAAAGGGTGGGTACGTTGTGATTCGGGCGGGTGTCGCGAGACCTCGACCAGGGCTTATTCGCACATGGCGCGGCAGGGTAAAATCCCCTTCATTAACGCCGGTTTCCTCGATGTGCGGTTTCTGGGGCCTGATGAGGGCCTACTGGTTCTCGAACCGGTGGAAGGAAGCCTGGACGCTGACAGTCGTGATCGCGCTGTTCACGGCAGCGTCCAGCAAAACCAGCGTATGGATGGCCGAAGCATCCGGTGAACTCGTCAACTCGATCGCCTATTTCCACGATCCCGGCAACGCCAACCCGCTGGCCACGGTGCTCGGCAATGCCGGCCTGCTGGTCCTTCTCGTGATCCTCAAGGACGCCGGCATAATCGGCGTCCGGCATCTCTTCTCGACGACCCTCCACCGCAAATGGCGCGGATGGCTGAACGGCCGTTTCAACGAAGCCTTGCTCGACGCAAACCACACCCACTTTCACCTGCAGCATGGCGCCCGCGATCAGGATGGTGCGCCGCTTGCCCCTCCCGACAACATCGACCAGCGCGTCCAGGAATCCATCAAGGGCATGACCGGCGGCGCGATCGGCCTTGCCATGGGCGTCATGGGCGTCGCCACGTCGCTGTTCTTCGTCGGCCAGAAGCTGCTCGAAACCTCCACAGTTGTCGCCGGCCTCGAATTTCTGGGCGTCTATGGCGGCGCGATCCTCGCTTTCGCGGCCGTCGCCGCCTACGTGCCGTTGAACACCTTCATCGCCCTGAAGCTCGGTCGCATACTCGAGCAACTGACCATCGCCATTCAGCGCGCCGAAGGCAGCTACCGCAGTGAATTGTCCACGCTCCTGCGCCGCAGCTTTCATGTCGCGGCGGCACGGGGGGAAGTCGTGCAAAAGGAGATGCACGACAATCTCTACACGGATATCGACCGCACCTGGTCGCGCCTGAACTGGTTCCATTCCGGCTACATGTCGTTCGAGAAGATCTATGATTTCCTCGGCGCGCGCATCGTCGCCTACGGGCCTGGCCTGTTGCCCTACATGCACGAAAAGATCAGCCTGAAGGGCTACATAACCGGCGCCGAGCTGGTCAATTCGCTGATCGGCCAATGCTCCTGGTTCATCCACGTCATGCCGGCGATCGCAACACTGAAGGCCAATGCCAGGCGCGTGAGCGATCTCGCCAAAGCCATCGAAAAGGTGCAGCAGCCGTCCCAATTCTACCGCAGCACCGGCCGGTGCGATTTCAGTTTCGGCAGGCAGCATGCAGTATTCGGGTTGACCGTTCGCGACCTGGAATTGCTGCATGAGGGCGATGACGCGGCGCCCTTCGTCACCGCGGCCAATCTGCGCTTCCGCCGCGGCGAATGGACCTTCATGAAAGGTGAATCCGGCTGCGGCAAGACCAGCCTCCTGAAGGCGATCAACGGTCTGTGGCCGCATGGCGGTGGCGACGTGGTGTTTCCTGAAGGCGTCCGCTCCTTCTATGCGTCCCAGGACATTCGGCTGTCGCGGGTGTCGCTGAAGCAGCTTGTCTGCTTGCCGGAGAGCCATTGCGGCCATTCGGACGCCGCAGCCGCGTCCGCCCTGCACAAGGCGGGCCTCGGCGAGTTCATCGAGTTTCTGGGCGAAGCCTGCCGCGACGGAAAATGCTGGGACGAGGTCCTGTCGGGAGGACAGAAGCAGAAGCTGGTGCTGGCGCGCATCCTTTTGCACCGGCCGGGCCTGCTGTTCCTCGACGAATCGACGGGCGCGCTCGACGTCAGCGCAAAAACCGCCTTCCACCAGGCGATCAAAGACAATTGCCCCGGCATCACCGTGATCAGCGTCATGCATGAAGCCTCGCCGCCGAAATCGGCGACGGGAGCGGAGTTCTACGACAGCGTGCTCAGCATCGCTGACGGCGTTGCAGTCAAGCATCCGCTTCGCTCCACGCTTCCGGCGGAGCTTACGACGATCCTGGAACAGCCGACCGCTGTAAGCGGGTTGGGAATTCCGCGTCTGCGCCGGAAGGACGGGACCGGACAGCCCACCCGTTGAGTTGCGGATTTATCCCGGCGCGACGGCCGTAGAACCGCGAACGACGAGTTCGACGTCCAGGATTTCCCGCCGGATCGTTCCGTCGAAACCCAGAATCGTCTGCACGGCCCGGCGGCCAATCTCGACTATGGGCTGAGCAATAGTGGTCAATGGCGGGCTGGAGACGGCACTTTCCGGCACCCCGTCGAAACCGATCACCGACACTTCGCCGGGGACGTCGATACCGCGCTCGCGCAGCCAGTCGAGCGCCGTCAACGCCATGCGGTCGGACATCGCCAGGATCGCCGTCGGCGGCTCCGCGGCCGTGAACAGGTGCTCCATGCCTGCGCGGGTGGACGCCTCGTCGTTCTCGGTTTCGTAGATCGGGACCGCCTTCACGTCGATCCCGTACGTGGCAAGCACCTCGAAATAGCCGCGGATGCGGTCGCGCGTACCCGAATAGATGGCGTTCTGCGCGCGCTCCAGAGTCGTCGGCCCGTAGCCGGTCTCGATGGTCGGCAGCGCGAGGACAGCAAAACGCCGGTGGCCGAGTTCGGCGAGGTGCCGGGCCGCCATGCCTGCGCCAGCGACATCGTCGACGCCGATCGTGGCGACCGTGTCGTCATCCTCGGCAAAATCCAAGGTCACGAAGGGCAGCTTTCGCTCACGGGTCAGTTCCACCAGGCGCGAACCGCCCTCGACACAGAAGACGATGAAGCCGTCGACCACCGCGCTCTGGATGTTCCAGGCGAGTAGTTCCTTATTGGCGGCCGAGACCAGCGAGATGCCTGCGCCGGTGGCGTCGCAGGCCTGGCTGATGCCGGACATGACAGTGCGCGCGAACGGGTCGTCGAAGAAATAGGAAAGCGGCTCGGCAGTCGCGACGCCGATCGCATTGACCTTGCCGGCGCGCAGCAGCCGGCCCCTAGGATCCGGGCCGGCATAGCCGAGCTTTTGCGCGGCAGCAAATACGCGTTCCCTCACCTCGTCCCGCACGATCTCCGGGCGGCTGAACACGTTGGAGGCGGTTCCATGCGAGACACCGGCCTCCCTGGCCACATCCGCAAGTCTGACCGGTCTCGTCATTTGTTCTCCTTGCAGTAATCGAGGCGCCGCTGGACCACAGATAGCATAGCGCTTGGATCGATTCAAATTTTGCTTGACATCGTCGCTACCTGAACTATCTTTGAATCGATCCAATCCGAAGTGCCACGCTTCTGATGGATCGATCCAAGCTTAAAAGAGGAGGCTGCCGTGCATCCCGTCGACTACCTGTTTGAAGACATCTACCGCAACCATTGGGGCATGCCGAAAGGCAAGCCTCGGAATGAACGCAAGCGCTGGTGCGACTCGCGCCGGAGACGCTCGGCTCGCGACGCAGCCGCCATTTGACGGACCGCTTGTTGAATCGATTCAAGAACGAAGGAAAGCCGCCATGCACCCCATCCATTTTCTGTTCGAAGACATTTATCGGAAGCACTGGGGCATCCCGCGCCCGAAACGCGACGAGGATGCTGGAAAGGAGGCGCCGGTGCGGCCGCGCGTTCATCCGTTGCAACGCCTGATCCGGTTGCCGTGAGATCCGCGTCACGCTGGACGAGCCGATACTGGCGTGCCGCTGATGAACGCCGGGAGGGGCTACGGTGCCTCGTTCTCGTCCCGAAGTTCGCCGATCGATGAAGCGAATCCCGAGATAGCAACGGTGAACCAGCCGAGGATCATCAGCACGCCGCCGACCGGCGCCGCCATCGGAAGCAGCCGGCTTCCCGTGTAGTGCCGCGTCAGAAGATCGCCGGCAAATATCAGAAGACCGAAAAGCAGGATAAAACCGCCGGCGCGCAGGGGCCGGCCCGCTCGAAGCAGGCCGGTGGCTAGGAAGACCGGGGCGTGCATCAGCAGGAATGATGCGGCAATGCCGAGATTGTCGCCGCCGGCATGAGCGGCCGCAGCCGATAGGGCAACGCCGGTAGCGCCGCAAAGGCCACCAGCGACGACTAGGAGGCGGCTGGTCACGCGCCCAGCATCTCCGCCACTTCCGGCGCGAAATAGGTCAGAATGCCGTCACAGCCGGCGCGCTTGAAGGCAAGCAGGCTCTCCAGCATCGCCTTCTCGCCGTCGATCCAGCCATTGGCGGCGGCCGCCTTGATCATCGAATATTCGC is a window encoding:
- a CDS encoding RDD family protein, whose protein sequence is MATQTLDGEIVATRLDDTRAYEGVLTRRVLAFCIDYMIVAVLIIPFAILIAILGILTLGLGWMLFSILVPAVALIYVWNTLGGPNQATVGMRMMGIRLDRLDGKRVDGMLAVVHSVLFWGLNVVLTPLILLATLFTDRKRAVHDLLLGTVVTRSDR
- a CDS encoding ABC transporter ATP-binding protein/permease encodes the protein MCGFWGLMRAYWFSNRWKEAWTLTVVIALFTAASSKTSVWMAEASGELVNSIAYFHDPGNANPLATVLGNAGLLVLLVILKDAGIIGVRHLFSTTLHRKWRGWLNGRFNEALLDANHTHFHLQHGARDQDGAPLAPPDNIDQRVQESIKGMTGGAIGLAMGVMGVATSLFFVGQKLLETSTVVAGLEFLGVYGGAILAFAAVAAYVPLNTFIALKLGRILEQLTIAIQRAEGSYRSELSTLLRRSFHVAAARGEVVQKEMHDNLYTDIDRTWSRLNWFHSGYMSFEKIYDFLGARIVAYGPGLLPYMHEKISLKGYITGAELVNSLIGQCSWFIHVMPAIATLKANARRVSDLAKAIEKVQQPSQFYRSTGRCDFSFGRQHAVFGLTVRDLELLHEGDDAAPFVTAANLRFRRGEWTFMKGESGCGKTSLLKAINGLWPHGGGDVVFPEGVRSFYASQDIRLSRVSLKQLVCLPESHCGHSDAAAASALHKAGLGEFIEFLGEACRDGKCWDEVLSGGQKQKLVLARILLHRPGLLFLDESTGALDVSAKTAFHQAIKDNCPGITVISVMHEASPPKSATGAEFYDSVLSIADGVAVKHPLRSTLPAELTTILEQPTAVSGLGIPRLRRKDGTGQPTR
- a CDS encoding LacI family DNA-binding transcriptional regulator, whose translation is MTRPVRLADVAREAGVSHGTASNVFSRPEIVRDEVRERVFAAAQKLGYAGPDPRGRLLRAGKVNAIGVATAEPLSYFFDDPFARTVMSGISQACDATGAGISLVSAANKELLAWNIQSAVVDGFIVFCVEGGSRLVELTRERKLPFVTLDFAEDDDTVATIGVDDVAGAGMAARHLAELGHRRFAVLALPTIETGYGPTTLERAQNAIYSGTRDRIRGYFEVLATYGIDVKAVPIYETENDEASTRAGMEHLFTAAEPPTAILAMSDRMALTALDWLRERGIDVPGEVSVIGFDGVPESAVSSPPLTTIAQPIVEIGRRAVQTILGFDGTIRREILDVELVVRGSTAVAPG
- a CDS encoding DUF423 domain-containing protein — encoded protein: MTSRLLVVAGGLCGATGVALSAAAAHAGGDNLGIAASFLLMHAPVFLATGLLRAGRPLRAGGFILLFGLLIFAGDLLTRHYTGSRLLPMAAPVGGVLMILGWFTVAISGFASSIGELRDENEAP